From Toxotes jaculatrix isolate fToxJac2 chromosome 1, fToxJac2.pri, whole genome shotgun sequence, a single genomic window includes:
- the cdkn1ca gene encoding cyclin-dependent kinase inhibitor 1Ca: MNSLRRRESVCRSLFGPVDHDQLRRDLKLKLKEITEQDSRRWNFNFQAEMPLPGRFEWEEIPAERASAFYQESAQVKDAVCSSNTEEDERLIDREESEGTDQENCSRISNTHKCPAEVTPVRRKRTLSKLAAKPRDNARITDFFAKRRRTTETKSILNPFHTSSSEAALCKTIR, encoded by the exons ATGAATTCCCTCAGGCGCAGAGAATCGGTTTGCAGGAGTCTGTTTGGCCCGGTGGACCACGACCAACTGCGCCGGGacctgaagctgaagctgaaggagATCACTGAGCAGGACAGCCGTCGCTGGAACTTTAATTTCCAGGCTGAAATGCCGCTCCCCGGCAGGTTTGAGTGGGAGGAAATACCCGCAGAGCGCGCTTCTGCTTTCTACCAGGAGTCCGCACAGGTGAAAGACGCCGTCTGTTCTTCAAACACTGAGGAGGATGAAAGGCTGATCGACCGGGAGGAAAGCGAAGGGACCGACCAGGAGAACTGCTCCCGcatctccaacacacacaagtgtCCTGCAGAAGTGACGCCCGTCCGGAGGAAGAGGACGCTCTCCAAACTGGCAGCCAAGCCCAGAGATAACGCACGAATTACAG ATTTTTTCGCAAAGAGAAGGAGGACGACAGAAACCAAGAGCATCCTGAATCCTTTCCACACAAGTTCCAGTGAAGCAGCTCTGTGCAAAACAATAAGATGA